From the Bacillota bacterium genome, the window GCGGTAGGTGCTGGCTCTGGCTCTTCGATGTGCTCGTAGCCGGTAATCATGGCGCGCAGATTGGACAGCGCGGTCTCACCGGTAGTGGTCATGTACACGTGCAGTATCACGAATGCCACCATCAGAAACGCGCCGAGAGTGTGTGCAATGGCGATGAACCTCAGCGACTCGATGTTAATCGCTTCGATTCCATAGCGCGTCGGGTACCGATAGAACATGTACAGCAAGCCAGAAACCACGACCAGCGGAAAGAGAAACACCTTCAGCAGAAAGTAGGTGAGTTTCTGCAGGGGATTGAGCTTGCTGAGCACCGTCTTTTTGGTAGGATGCGGCGCGTTGCGGAAGATGCCGAATACGTAGTACTCCAGCTGAGCGCGCATGTTTTCCAGAGTGGGCACGTACTGCCTCCATTGCCCGGTGGTGAAGTGCCAGAAGATGGCGAAGACGATAAGCGCAATCAGCAGGTATGCGGCGATGTTGTGGTATCTGACCGCCTCCTCGAAGCCAAAGAAGCGGATCGAGCCGTGTATCTCGAAGCCCGTAAGGGCAAGGAAGAGCACCAGTATCGCCTGCATCCAGTGCCAGAACCGTTCGAAGCCGGTGTATATCTGAACACGTTTTTTCATCATTGTCCCTCCCGACGACGTTTCACGGCTGTGGCGATACGCAAGCCGCCGTGCGCCAGTACCCCCAGCAGCGTCAAGGTAATGAACGCTTTGCCAGTCGTGTCCACCAGAGGCGAATAGTCCCTGCCCGGCAGGTAGAAATCCTTCAAGTTGGCAATGCGACTTCCGTGTCGCGTATGACACTCGCTACACTGTACCGTTTTCTCCTTCGGCGCGACCATGTGGTTGATGGGCCAGTACATGATGGTCTCGATGAAGCCCAGCTGTCCGCTGAAGGGCAGCCCACGCTCTTTCATGCCCACCTCGATAGCGCGGATGCACTCGAAATCTTTCCAGAACGCCCCCTCGCCCGGTTTTGGTGCGAACAGTTTGGGCGCAGCCAGAATGCTGTATACCGGGTCGAAGCACTGGTTGGTGCGCATTACCTTCACCGGGAAGATTTTGGCGTCCGGGTCCGCGTAGGAGCCGTTGAGTCTGTTCAGCTCCACGGGTTTCGTAGGATCGGCTATCCTGTCGCCCAGCAGGTAGTGGGTGGCAGTGCCGTTGAACCAGACGTATTCCGGTTTCAGGTTCTTTGCCCAGCGGAAGGTGCCTTTTTCCGACAGGTAGGTGATGTTGCCGTCTTCATCGGTCTCGCGGTAGGGCTTGCCGTCCCGAAGTTTGCCTGCTGTAGACCAGTCCCAGTAGATTTT encodes:
- a CDS encoding cytochrome b/b6 domain-containing protein, with product MMKKRVQIYTGFERFWHWMQAILVLFLALTGFEIHGSIRFFGFEEAVRYHNIAAYLLIALIVFAIFWHFTTGQWRQYVPTLENMRAQLEYYVFGIFRNAPHPTKKTVLSKLNPLQKLTYFLLKVFLFPLVVVSGLLYMFYRYPTRYGIEAINIESLRFIAIAHTLGAFLMVAFVILHVYMTTTGETALSNLRAMITGYEHIEEPEPAPTAQEATQS